From the Arthrobacter sp. PM3 genome, one window contains:
- a CDS encoding potassium channel family protein: protein MAAVIGAWAGLAAIGWALLYLPHLPEGFVYGSGVPQQGDFAEALYISLVTLSTAGFGEIVPVYPVLRLVVALEAVTGFGLLTATVTWILQMYPALNRRRALAHELTLFREAAAPAGVLSLEPRHAAGLLESMAGNVALVSIDLLAFHETYYFREIEQRGSLPATVAYAQELASQAQRSDNPELQFAGRMLHAALDGLADVLRGKFGHSGSTSSDVFDSYELHHRHVRRGKSDTK, encoded by the coding sequence ATGGCCGCTGTCATCGGCGCCTGGGCGGGCCTCGCGGCCATCGGATGGGCCCTGCTGTACTTGCCCCATCTGCCGGAGGGTTTTGTTTACGGTTCCGGGGTGCCGCAGCAGGGCGATTTCGCCGAGGCGCTCTACATCTCCTTGGTCACGCTTTCGACGGCGGGATTCGGTGAAATCGTGCCGGTGTATCCGGTGCTCAGGCTGGTTGTGGCCCTCGAGGCGGTCACGGGTTTCGGTTTGCTGACAGCAACGGTCACCTGGATTCTGCAGATGTACCCGGCCCTTAACCGCCGCCGGGCCCTGGCCCACGAGCTGACCCTGTTCAGGGAGGCTGCAGCTCCTGCAGGTGTCCTGTCCCTGGAACCGCGGCATGCTGCCGGGCTCCTGGAGTCCATGGCCGGAAACGTCGCGCTAGTGAGCATCGATCTGCTTGCGTTCCATGAAACCTACTACTTTCGTGAAATCGAGCAGCGCGGCTCCTTGCCGGCCACCGTCGCCTACGCCCAGGAGCTGGCATCCCAGGCCCAGCGCAGCGACAACCCTGAACTCCAATTCGCCGGGCGGATGCTCCACGCGGCACTGGACGGACTCGCGGACGTCCTCCGCGGCAAATTCGGCCACTCAGGAAGCACCTCATCCGATGTGTTCGACAGCTACGAGTTGCACCACCGGCACGTCCGGCGTGGAAAATCCGACACGAAGTAG
- a CDS encoding sulfurtransferase, with product MSRVAFMDAPQQPAAISPFVDAAWLAGHRDEVIVADVRWYLDGSSGRAAYDRGHLPGAIFVDLDAWLSGGPGPRGLNPLPEPEVFARGMASLGIGDRSVVVAYDDAGGVIAARLVWMLRALGTRAALLDGGIAAWAGRLETAPVEPSPAGFTPAPWPADLLVQAESLKGWEGVIVDARNADRFDGTLQVPTDPQPGHIPGAVNVPCRENLDARGHLRPIAEVLAAFARAGIEDGSAVVSYCGSGITACHNLLVLEHAELGRGRLYPGGWSEYAADPQRRAERGISPVPDLT from the coding sequence ATGTCTAGGGTGGCCTTCATGGACGCGCCCCAGCAGCCCGCTGCAATATCCCCCTTTGTTGATGCCGCGTGGCTTGCAGGCCACCGGGACGAGGTCATCGTCGCAGACGTTCGCTGGTACCTGGACGGCTCGTCCGGCAGGGCGGCGTACGACCGCGGGCACCTCCCGGGCGCCATCTTCGTGGACCTCGACGCATGGCTCTCGGGCGGCCCCGGCCCGCGGGGGCTCAACCCGCTTCCCGAACCTGAGGTCTTCGCCCGCGGCATGGCTTCCCTGGGCATTGGCGACCGCTCGGTCGTTGTCGCCTACGATGACGCCGGGGGTGTCATCGCGGCTCGGCTCGTGTGGATGCTGAGGGCGCTCGGCACGCGCGCGGCGTTACTCGACGGCGGCATCGCTGCGTGGGCAGGCCGGCTCGAAACAGCTCCGGTGGAACCTTCGCCGGCAGGCTTCACTCCGGCCCCCTGGCCCGCGGACCTCCTCGTGCAGGCTGAGAGTCTCAAGGGATGGGAGGGCGTCATTGTTGACGCCCGGAACGCCGACCGTTTCGACGGCACTCTCCAAGTCCCCACCGATCCCCAGCCGGGGCACATCCCCGGCGCAGTGAATGTCCCGTGCCGGGAAAACCTTGACGCCAGAGGGCATCTGCGCCCGATCGCCGAGGTGCTTGCGGCGTTCGCCCGCGCCGGAATCGAGGATGGCTCCGCCGTCGTCTCCTACTGCGGTTCGGGCATCACAGCATGCCACAACCTCCTGGTCCTCGAGCACGCCGAGCTCGGCCGCGGTCGCCTCTACCCTGGCGGGTGGTCGGAATACGCGGCCGACCCGCAGCGCCGGGCCGAGCGAGGGATCTCTCCCGTCCCCGACCTAACATGA
- a CDS encoding low temperature requirement protein A, protein MFRARSLMRSATSGDRVTRLELFFDLVFVFALSQLSHHLLEHPSWVGAGETFVLLLAVYKVWVYTTWTATLLDTSRLEVQWMLLIVMLVTLFMNASIGSAFGASGWLFAASYLLVQLGRGAWILTVGLDRTTHNHFVRTLIWGCMSAPFWIAGVFFGPGPRLMFWGVAAAIDLGGHMLAHRLPGRKTEGRRVPLPGERIFERFGLFYLIALGETILSTGVAIAGNLEDPLIFLTGTVSLAGSVAIWWCYFHGLEQEILEKLASVDDQFRPGILAGNTLVVLLAGLILVAVGDQLVITDPAARPDLATILLLFGGPALFLAGRGFFIRRVLGHRQPSDLAGIGALAVLATLSFLLPAFVAAIGAVLPLIGVAVSDALNRRRRTQRSSGRL, encoded by the coding sequence ATGTTCCGTGCCAGGTCGCTGATGCGTTCCGCGACCTCCGGAGACCGGGTTACGCGCCTTGAGCTGTTCTTCGATCTGGTCTTTGTCTTCGCGCTATCGCAGCTGTCCCATCATTTGCTGGAGCATCCCTCATGGGTGGGGGCCGGTGAGACATTTGTGCTTCTTCTTGCGGTCTATAAGGTGTGGGTGTACACGACCTGGACGGCGACATTGCTGGACACGTCGCGGCTTGAGGTGCAGTGGATGCTGCTGATCGTCATGCTTGTCACCCTGTTCATGAACGCCTCAATCGGATCAGCGTTCGGCGCCTCCGGCTGGCTCTTTGCCGCGAGCTATCTCCTGGTCCAGCTCGGCCGAGGTGCGTGGATACTCACCGTCGGACTTGACCGGACGACTCACAACCATTTCGTGCGCACGCTGATCTGGGGGTGTATGAGCGCGCCGTTTTGGATTGCCGGCGTTTTCTTCGGTCCGGGGCCCCGTTTGATGTTCTGGGGTGTCGCTGCCGCGATCGATCTGGGCGGCCATATGCTGGCGCACCGGTTGCCGGGCCGGAAAACCGAAGGACGCCGGGTCCCGCTCCCGGGCGAGAGGATCTTTGAGCGGTTCGGGTTGTTCTACCTGATCGCGCTCGGCGAGACGATCCTTTCAACCGGTGTGGCGATTGCGGGCAATCTGGAGGACCCCTTGATATTTCTGACCGGGACCGTCAGTTTGGCCGGAAGCGTCGCGATCTGGTGGTGCTACTTCCACGGCCTTGAGCAGGAGATTCTGGAGAAGCTTGCTTCTGTCGATGATCAGTTCCGGCCCGGTATTTTGGCGGGCAACACCTTGGTGGTGTTACTGGCGGGCCTGATCCTGGTGGCGGTTGGCGATCAGCTCGTGATCACTGATCCGGCCGCCCGCCCCGATCTGGCGACCATTCTGCTTCTTTTTGGTGGGCCGGCTCTTTTCTTGGCCGGCCGAGGCTTTTTTATTCGACGGGTACTGGGCCACCGCCAACCATCTGATCTCGCCGGGATCGGGGCCTTGGCGGTCCTGGCAACTTTGAGCTTTCTCCTCCCGGCCTTCGTTGCCGCTATAGGGGCCGTTCTTCCCCTCATCGGAGTGGCAGTCTCCGACGCCCTGAACCGCCGCCGCCGAACGCAACGGAGCTCTGGACGGCTGTGA
- a CDS encoding GAF domain-containing protein produces the protein MAILDHGVSAADLETTLSAWLEAGAIDQSTAAAARSLNARLWEASRREGLLRVLYDTATDLTGIRDVEAVLKAIVRRTRSLIGSDVAYLSLNDYDSGESYVRVTDGATTALFRNIRMPLGEGVLGAVATGEAPAQSADYLMDESKSHLESSDAAVAAEGVRAIMGVPLRAEGKVIGALLVADRHPHQFSSDDVALMESIGTHAAVALENARYFSEMASALARLDQAQQENLAHVRALEELSTLDRRLMETLASTGSLPQLLNLLAESLDTAVYLVSPMGEPLAGPAAEGGDFGSFPALSAAEESAAKSAAVHFKIKDKQYIVMSAVAGDQHLASVIVAGQLSPARLAVLERSALVLSVSLLLDRTFQDAQYRLQLELIDDLLSPRAENAAALARRAGQFGLANHLQLVVRVVGVGDDQRQRALSLLRHRSEGLPGIIALHESHLCIIEPWERHDGRPGEAGSDGRPGQSIIDELKRRRITATVGTSEPVTGFARLSAAHTEAHAVLRALQALSRDGEAADRAALGTAGMLLGAMDSPFAGQLLAAQLGPLLDYDQRRGTQLVLTAWTFHENGGTLQDTADSLHIHPNTLRQRLDRIDALIGASWRRGSRSLDVQVALRLWRMKTAGVTTGGS, from the coding sequence ATGGCCATCCTTGACCATGGCGTTTCCGCGGCTGACCTGGAGACCACGCTGTCCGCATGGCTGGAAGCCGGCGCCATTGACCAGTCCACCGCGGCGGCGGCACGCAGCCTGAACGCCCGCTTGTGGGAGGCGAGCCGCCGGGAAGGCCTGCTGCGAGTCCTTTACGATACGGCCACCGACTTGACCGGGATACGCGACGTCGAGGCTGTGCTCAAAGCCATCGTCCGGCGCACCCGGTCACTGATCGGCAGCGACGTCGCCTACCTGAGCCTGAACGACTACGACAGCGGCGAGTCCTACGTCCGGGTGACCGACGGCGCCACCACCGCCCTCTTCCGCAACATCCGCATGCCCCTCGGCGAAGGGGTGCTCGGCGCCGTGGCGACCGGCGAGGCACCTGCCCAGAGCGCCGACTACCTCATGGACGAGTCCAAATCGCATCTGGAGTCCAGCGACGCCGCTGTGGCTGCCGAAGGCGTCCGGGCGATCATGGGTGTACCCCTTCGGGCCGAAGGGAAAGTCATCGGCGCGCTCCTGGTCGCGGACAGGCATCCCCACCAGTTCAGCAGTGACGACGTGGCTTTGATGGAATCCATCGGCACGCACGCAGCCGTCGCGCTGGAGAACGCCCGCTACTTCAGCGAAATGGCCAGCGCCCTCGCCCGGCTGGACCAGGCGCAGCAGGAGAACCTCGCCCACGTAAGGGCCCTGGAGGAGCTCTCCACCCTGGACCGACGGCTTATGGAAACGCTGGCCTCAACCGGCAGCCTTCCGCAGCTGCTCAACCTGCTGGCGGAGTCCCTGGACACCGCTGTCTACCTGGTCTCGCCCATGGGCGAGCCCCTGGCGGGACCCGCAGCCGAGGGGGGAGATTTCGGAAGCTTCCCTGCCCTGAGCGCCGCCGAGGAATCTGCGGCAAAGAGTGCCGCCGTGCACTTCAAAATCAAGGACAAGCAGTACATCGTCATGTCCGCGGTGGCGGGCGACCAGCACCTCGCCTCCGTCATTGTCGCCGGACAACTCAGCCCAGCCCGGCTGGCGGTGCTGGAACGCAGCGCCCTGGTGCTCAGTGTGTCCCTGCTGCTGGACCGCACCTTCCAGGACGCCCAATACCGGCTGCAGCTCGAACTCATTGACGACCTGCTCAGCCCGCGCGCCGAAAACGCTGCGGCCCTTGCCCGCAGGGCCGGGCAGTTCGGCCTGGCAAACCACCTCCAACTCGTGGTGCGCGTGGTGGGTGTCGGCGACGACCAGCGCCAACGGGCACTCTCCCTGCTGAGGCACCGGTCCGAGGGACTCCCCGGAATCATCGCCCTGCACGAATCACACCTGTGCATCATCGAACCCTGGGAACGGCACGACGGCCGCCCGGGCGAAGCCGGCAGTGACGGCCGCCCGGGTCAGTCCATCATCGACGAACTGAAACGACGCCGGATCACGGCCACCGTCGGGACATCGGAACCCGTCACCGGCTTTGCCCGGCTGTCCGCAGCCCACACCGAGGCCCATGCAGTCCTCCGTGCACTGCAGGCCCTCTCGCGGGACGGCGAGGCAGCGGACCGGGCCGCACTGGGTACCGCGGGAATGCTGCTCGGAGCAATGGACAGCCCCTTCGCCGGACAGCTGCTGGCCGCGCAGCTGGGGCCGCTTCTGGACTACGACCAGCGGCGGGGAACCCAGCTGGTCCTCACCGCGTGGACGTTCCATGAGAATGGCGGCACCCTCCAGGACACGGCCGACTCCCTCCATATCCACCCCAACACGCTGAGGCAGCGGCTGGACCGGATCGACGCGCTGATCGGCGCCTCGTGGCGCCGGGGAAGCCGTTCCTTGGACGTCCAAGTGGCGCTGCGCCTGTGGCGGATGAAGACGGCCGGGGTCACCACCGGGGGCTCCTGA
- a CDS encoding DUF308 domain-containing protein, which translates to MTENTTVPDAKREDGAQTAATKAKKPVNILGLIALITSALGFIFACMPGALIVGWVLLPIAFVLALVSLFLRDKAKWMGITALIVSIVGTIVGFAVFFSVVASSVDNAFGSGDTKVAQPSNNAGATGGAADAKPAANAGTRENPYPIGSVIESKDWRVVINSVTLAATDAVVTANEFNKPPTAGSEYIMVNYSATYIGDDANGQMPAFVSVDYVTADGNTVNGLDKLVVAPKSIDTTSTLYKNATATGNKAIEVPTATAGQGVLAVRPGMLGDKVFVAVK; encoded by the coding sequence ATGACAGAGAACACGACGGTGCCCGACGCCAAACGCGAAGACGGGGCGCAGACAGCAGCGACGAAGGCAAAAAAGCCGGTGAACATACTCGGACTTATCGCTCTCATCACATCGGCGCTCGGGTTCATTTTCGCTTGCATGCCCGGTGCTCTCATCGTGGGCTGGGTACTGTTGCCAATCGCATTCGTTCTGGCCCTCGTTTCTCTGTTCCTTAGGGACAAAGCCAAATGGATGGGAATCACTGCCCTGATCGTCTCGATTGTGGGAACGATCGTCGGGTTCGCCGTGTTCTTTTCCGTTGTCGCATCGTCTGTCGACAACGCTTTCGGAAGCGGAGACACCAAAGTCGCCCAGCCGTCCAACAATGCAGGTGCCACTGGCGGAGCCGCAGACGCGAAGCCTGCAGCCAATGCCGGAACCCGCGAGAACCCTTACCCGATCGGCTCGGTTATCGAGTCTAAAGACTGGCGCGTTGTGATCAACTCAGTCACCCTCGCCGCCACGGATGCCGTTGTTACTGCCAACGAATTCAATAAGCCGCCGACCGCAGGGTCGGAGTACATTATGGTGAACTACTCCGCTACTTACATTGGCGATGACGCCAACGGTCAAATGCCCGCCTTCGTGTCCGTTGATTACGTCACAGCGGACGGTAATACTGTCAACGGCCTCGACAAGCTCGTGGTCGCCCCGAAGTCTATCGATACCACGAGCACGCTTTACAAGAATGCGACCGCAACGGGCAACAAAGCCATTGAAGTTCCGACCGCCACGGCCGGGCAAGGCGTCCTCGCCGTCAGGCCGGGCATGCTAGGCGACAAGGTATTCGTCGCCGTCAAATAG
- a CDS encoding alpha-amylase family glycosyl hydrolase has protein sequence MSPVPGPQAGPLEETALAPAPDWWQSAVIYEVYPRSFADGDGDGVGDLAGLTARLPYIAALGVDGIWMTPFQPSPQVDQGYDVTDYCGVDPLFGTMDQFDVLLSAAHALGLRVLLDVVPNHCSSENPLFQAALAAGPGSPERDMFHFVEGQDGGTPPNNWQSVFGGRAWSRATPGSVTDTDWYLHLFSAGQPDWNWRNPAVGDYFDGVLRFWFDKGVDGLRIDVAHALFKADGLPDSPSEGGVVDGLRSNPQVSDQEDVHGVYRRWRTLAEKYEPHRLLVGEVNLEPARAARYTRADEMHQAFAFAFVKLGWDAEAWAAVGNELEAARLEHGAAPTWALENHDIVRSVTRFGGGSLGAPRAQAALVALLGLPGAAYLYQGQELGLPEVDVPVEARVDPMWARGGVCRDGARVPLPWTEDASLNHGFSLGESIADPWLPVPAGWGTHAVERQEQDPTSPLNLTKAALELRRQLWKNEVFTTDDGGTWRVEPGNLLICERNEHFLVAVAMGTEPVKLPAGTVLLSAAPLTEDGWLQPNNAVWVLRD, from the coding sequence ATGAGCCCTGTTCCCGGCCCGCAGGCGGGCCCGCTCGAGGAGACGGCGCTGGCGCCCGCGCCGGACTGGTGGCAGTCCGCCGTCATCTACGAGGTCTACCCGCGTTCCTTCGCCGACGGCGACGGCGACGGCGTGGGCGACCTCGCCGGGCTCACCGCCCGGCTGCCGTACATCGCCGCGCTCGGTGTCGACGGCATCTGGATGACCCCGTTCCAGCCCTCCCCGCAGGTGGACCAGGGCTACGACGTCACCGACTACTGCGGCGTGGACCCGCTGTTCGGCACCATGGACCAGTTCGATGTCCTGCTTTCGGCGGCGCACGCGCTGGGCCTGCGGGTCCTGCTCGACGTCGTCCCCAACCACTGTTCGTCGGAGAACCCGCTGTTCCAGGCGGCCCTCGCGGCCGGCCCGGGCTCGCCGGAGCGGGACATGTTCCACTTTGTTGAAGGCCAGGACGGCGGGACTCCGCCGAATAACTGGCAGAGCGTGTTCGGCGGCCGGGCCTGGAGCCGCGCCACCCCCGGTTCCGTGACGGACACAGACTGGTACCTGCACCTGTTCTCGGCCGGGCAGCCGGACTGGAACTGGCGCAATCCCGCCGTCGGTGATTATTTCGACGGCGTGCTGCGCTTCTGGTTCGACAAGGGCGTGGACGGGCTGCGCATCGACGTCGCACATGCCCTGTTCAAGGCCGACGGCCTGCCCGATTCGCCGTCCGAGGGCGGCGTGGTCGACGGGCTGCGGTCCAACCCGCAGGTCTCGGACCAGGAGGACGTCCACGGGGTCTACCGGCGCTGGCGCACCCTGGCCGAGAAGTACGAGCCGCACCGGCTGCTGGTGGGCGAGGTCAACCTGGAACCGGCCCGCGCCGCCCGCTACACCCGCGCCGACGAGATGCACCAGGCCTTCGCGTTCGCGTTCGTGAAGCTCGGCTGGGACGCGGAGGCGTGGGCCGCCGTCGGCAACGAGCTCGAAGCCGCCCGATTGGAGCACGGCGCCGCCCCGACTTGGGCGCTGGAGAACCATGACATCGTCCGCTCCGTCACCCGCTTCGGCGGCGGTTCGCTTGGCGCCCCCCGGGCACAGGCCGCCCTCGTGGCGCTGCTGGGACTGCCCGGCGCCGCGTACCTCTACCAGGGCCAGGAGCTCGGGCTGCCCGAGGTCGACGTCCCCGTGGAGGCCCGGGTGGATCCGATGTGGGCCCGCGGCGGCGTCTGCCGCGACGGCGCCCGCGTCCCGCTGCCCTGGACGGAGGACGCTTCGCTGAACCACGGGTTCTCGCTCGGTGAATCCATCGCGGATCCGTGGCTGCCGGTCCCGGCCGGCTGGGGAACCCACGCCGTCGAACGGCAGGAACAGGACCCGACGTCCCCCCTGAACCTGACCAAGGCGGCGCTGGAGCTGCGCCGGCAGTTGTGGAAGAACGAGGTCTTCACCACGGACGACGGCGGTACTTGGCGGGTCGAGCCCGGCAACCTCCTCATCTGCGAACGCAACGAGCACTTCCTCGTCGCCGTCGCGATGGGAACGGAACCCGTGAAGCTGCCGGCCGGAACGGTTCTGCTCAGTGCCGCGCCGCTGACAGAGGACGGCTGGCTGCAGCCGAACAATGCCGTCTGGGTGCTCCGGGACTGA
- a CDS encoding alpha-amylase family glycosyl hydrolase, whose translation MEHGAAPTWALENYDIVRSVTRFGGGSLGAARARIALVALLGLPGAAYLYQGQELGLPEVDVPVQAPVDPMWARGGVCRDGTRVPLPWTEDGARNVGFSVAETAADPWLPVPEGWGAHAVQRQQQDATSALSLTKAALELRRQLWKNEVFTADDGGIWRVKAGNLLICERNEHFHVAVAIGTEPKQLPAGTVLLSAAPLAADGWRQPNNAAWVLQD comes from the coding sequence CTGGAGCACGGCGCCGCCCCGACCTGGGCGCTGGAAAACTATGACATCGTCCGCTCCGTCACCCGCTTCGGCGGCGGTTCCCTAGGCGCCGCCCGGGCGCGGATCGCCCTCGTGGCGCTGCTGGGACTGCCCGGCGCCGCGTACCTTTACCAGGGCCAAGAGCTCGGCCTGCCCGAGGTCGACGTCCCGGTGCAGGCCCCGGTGGATCCGATGTGGGCCCGCGGCGGCGTCTGCCGCGACGGCACCCGTGTCCCGTTGCCGTGGACCGAGGACGGGGCGCGGAACGTTGGGTTCTCTGTTGCTGAGACCGCCGCCGATCCGTGGCTCCCGGTCCCCGAAGGCTGGGGCGCACACGCCGTCCAACGTCAGCAGCAGGACGCGACGTCGGCCCTGAGCCTGACCAAGGCGGCGCTGGAGCTGCGCCGACAGTTGTGGAAGAACGAGGTCTTCACCGCGGACGACGGCGGCATCTGGCGTGTCAAAGCCGGAAACCTCCTCATCTGCGAACGCAACGAACACTTCCACGTCGCCGTCGCAATAGGCACCGAGCCCAAGCAGCTGCCTGCCGGAACGGTCCTGCTCAGCGCTGCACCCCTGGCGGCGGACGGCTGGCGGCAGCCGAACAACGCCGCCTGGGTGCTGCAGGACTGA
- a CDS encoding iron-containing alcohol dehydrogenase, whose product MSCAHAAGIRPTTFGVLRLPRSVVVGAQQRFAVANIAAEFGTNVLVVTDPRLAASEELRDLVRSLEDKNLTVRVYGDTQAELPVPGILACVEELKGQEIDAIIGFGGGSCMDMAKVVSVLLTHGGTPSDYYGEFAVPGPTKPVIALPTTAGTGSEATAIAVVSDPDLGMKMGISSPHIIPFAAVCDPELTYSSPAPLTAATGADTFVHLVESFTAITREPTPALAAERVFVGKNILTDSIALNGIGLVGRSLVTAYKDPENTEARAGMMLAALYGGVVLSNAGTAAAHAIQYPVGALTHTPHGVGVGLLLPYVVRHNFDAIQPQLAQIAEALGRDIRGLDQRAAAVAGVEAIDEVIAAIELPPTLQDLGVQENDLAQIAKLSLNSKRLIDNNPVPLDLDAVTSIVNAAYAGDRTIR is encoded by the coding sequence ATGTCGTGTGCGCATGCAGCGGGCATCCGTCCCACAACTTTCGGCGTCCTCCGCCTGCCGCGGAGCGTCGTCGTCGGCGCCCAGCAGCGCTTCGCCGTCGCCAACATCGCAGCCGAATTCGGCACCAACGTCCTGGTCGTCACCGACCCGCGGCTGGCCGCCTCGGAGGAACTTCGGGACCTCGTCCGGAGCCTCGAGGACAAGAACCTGACCGTACGGGTCTACGGCGACACCCAGGCCGAACTGCCGGTTCCCGGGATCCTGGCCTGCGTCGAGGAGCTCAAGGGCCAGGAGATCGACGCCATCATCGGCTTTGGTGGCGGCAGCTGCATGGACATGGCCAAGGTCGTCTCCGTGCTGCTCACCCACGGCGGCACGCCCAGCGACTACTACGGCGAATTCGCCGTTCCCGGCCCCACCAAGCCGGTCATCGCGCTGCCCACGACGGCGGGCACCGGCTCCGAAGCGACGGCGATCGCCGTCGTCTCCGATCCTGACCTGGGCATGAAGATGGGCATCTCGAGCCCCCACATCATCCCGTTCGCCGCGGTATGCGACCCCGAACTGACCTACTCCTCCCCCGCTCCCCTGACGGCGGCCACCGGCGCGGACACCTTCGTGCACCTGGTCGAGTCCTTCACGGCGATCACCCGGGAACCCACCCCTGCCCTGGCCGCGGAACGCGTCTTCGTCGGCAAGAACATCCTGACGGACTCGATTGCCCTGAACGGCATCGGGCTGGTGGGCCGCAGCCTGGTCACCGCCTACAAGGACCCGGAAAACACCGAGGCCCGCGCCGGGATGATGCTCGCTGCACTGTACGGCGGTGTGGTCCTCAGTAACGCCGGGACCGCCGCGGCACACGCCATCCAGTACCCGGTCGGCGCACTGACGCACACCCCGCACGGTGTGGGCGTCGGCCTCCTGCTGCCCTACGTCGTCCGCCACAACTTTGACGCGATCCAGCCGCAGCTGGCCCAGATCGCCGAAGCCCTGGGGCGCGATATCCGCGGCCTGGACCAGCGCGCCGCCGCCGTCGCAGGCGTCGAGGCAATCGACGAGGTCATCGCCGCCATCGAGCTGCCCCCGACCCTGCAGGACCTCGGCGTGCAGGAGAACGACCTCGCCCAGATCGCCAAGCTCTCGCTGAACTCCAAGCGGCTCATCGACAACAACCCCGTGCCGCTCGATCTCGACGCCGTCACCTCCATCGTGAACGCCGCCTACGCCGGCGACCGCACCATCCGCTGA
- a CDS encoding NAD-dependent succinate-semialdehyde dehydrogenase, with translation MTLLSTSEPLDVDGLTVPRQLLIAGNWQDASDAGTVEVINPSDASVITDIADADVEDGLAAVDAAAAAFPEWAATPPRRRAEILRRCFDLMTERSEQIAHLISLENGKALADARGEVAYAAEFFRWYAEEAVRIIGDVSVSPSGANRILVQHPPIGVCVLITPWNFPAAMATRKLAPALAAGCTAVLKPATLTPLTTLAIAQLMIDAGVPAGVVNIITTSKTNEVMTPILADPRVRKLSFTGSTGVGRHLLRQAADNVLKCSMELGGNAPFLVFDDADLDLALDGAMIAKMRNGGQACTAANRIYVQRGIHDEFARRLAERMGAMRVGPGTDASTEVGPLVDEASVRKVDSLVRDAVSQGARLLAGGKAIDGAGYYYPPTVVTNVPLQARMVSEEIFGPVASVIPFDTEEEVIAAANDSEYGLAAYVFTEDLRRGLRVSERIESGMVALNRGLVSDPAAPFGGVKQSGLGREGAHQGLLDYTETKYIALDW, from the coding sequence ATGACCCTCCTTTCAACCTCTGAACCACTCGACGTCGACGGCCTGACGGTTCCCCGCCAGCTGCTCATCGCCGGGAACTGGCAGGACGCCAGCGACGCCGGCACCGTCGAGGTGATCAATCCCTCCGACGCTTCCGTTATCACCGACATCGCCGACGCCGACGTCGAGGACGGCCTCGCCGCCGTCGACGCCGCCGCCGCAGCCTTCCCGGAGTGGGCCGCGACGCCGCCGCGCCGCCGCGCCGAAATCCTGCGCCGCTGCTTCGACCTGATGACCGAGCGCAGCGAGCAGATCGCCCACCTCATCTCCCTCGAAAACGGCAAAGCCCTCGCCGACGCCCGCGGGGAAGTGGCGTACGCCGCCGAATTCTTCCGCTGGTACGCCGAAGAAGCGGTCCGGATCATCGGCGACGTGTCCGTCTCGCCGTCGGGCGCCAACCGGATCCTGGTCCAGCACCCGCCGATCGGCGTCTGCGTGCTGATCACCCCTTGGAACTTCCCGGCGGCCATGGCCACCCGGAAGCTGGCCCCGGCACTGGCCGCCGGCTGCACCGCCGTGCTCAAGCCCGCCACCCTCACTCCGCTGACCACCCTGGCGATCGCCCAGCTGATGATCGACGCCGGCGTCCCGGCCGGCGTCGTCAACATCATCACCACGAGCAAAACCAACGAGGTCATGACCCCGATCCTTGCCGACCCCCGCGTCCGCAAGCTGTCATTCACCGGTTCCACCGGCGTCGGACGCCACCTGCTGCGGCAGGCGGCCGACAACGTGCTCAAGTGCTCCATGGAACTTGGCGGCAACGCCCCGTTCCTGGTCTTCGACGACGCGGACCTCGATCTGGCCCTGGACGGCGCCATGATCGCCAAGATGCGCAACGGCGGCCAGGCCTGCACCGCCGCCAACCGGATCTACGTCCAGCGCGGCATCCACGACGAGTTCGCCCGCCGGCTGGCCGAACGCATGGGCGCCATGCGCGTGGGCCCCGGCACCGACGCCAGCACCGAGGTCGGTCCGCTGGTGGATGAAGCCAGCGTCCGCAAGGTCGACTCGCTGGTCCGCGACGCCGTCAGCCAGGGCGCCAGGCTCCTCGCCGGCGGCAAGGCCATCGACGGCGCCGGGTACTACTACCCGCCGACCGTCGTCACCAACGTGCCGCTCCAAGCCCGCATGGTCAGCGAGGAAATCTTCGGACCGGTGGCCTCGGTCATCCCCTTCGACACCGAAGAGGAAGTAATCGCCGCCGCCAATGACTCCGAGTACGGCCTCGCCGCCTATGTGTTCACCGAGGATCTTCGCCGCGGGCTTCGGGTCTCCGAGCGCATCGAAAGCGGCATGGTGGCCCTCAACCGGGGACTCGTTTCCGACCCCGCAGCACCCTTCGGCGGAGTCAAGCAGAGCGGCCTCGGCCGCGAAGGCGCCCACCAGGGCCTGCTGGACTACACCGAAACCAAATACATCGCCCTCGACTGGTAG